The Anaerolineales bacterium sequence GGCAGTTGGCATCACCGGGGTGCATGACTTCGACGGCCCGCGCTGCATGGCCGCGGTCCAGCTCTTGCGCGAGTCCGGACGTCTGGGACTACGGGTCCTCAAACACCTGCAGGCGGGCTCCCTCCGCCCTGCGCTCGAACTCGGCCTGCGCAGCGGGTTTGGAGACGACTGGCTGCGAATCGGGAATCTGAAGCTGTTCGCCGATGGCGCCCTTGGGACGCGGACGGCGGCCATGATCGAGGACTACGCTCAAGACCCGGGAAACCGCGGCATGCTCCTGCTGGATACGGAGGCGATCATCGAGACCGGCCTGTCCGCAAGGGCCGGAGGCATCGGCCTGGCGATCCACGCCATCGGCGATCTGGCCAACCACCACGCATTGGAGGCAGTGCTGCGACTGCAGCGTGCCGGCCCGCCGCCTGCGTTGCCCTACCGGATCGAGCACCTGCAGCTGCTCCACCCCCAGGACTTCGTCCTGGCCGCTGAGGCAGGGCTGATCGCCTCGATGCAGCCAATCCACGCGCCCTCGGACATGGAGATGGCCGAAAGGCATTGGGGCTCGCGCACGGCCCACGCCTATGCTTGGAAAGCGTTCGATTCCCTTCGGGTTCCGTTGGCCTTCGGCTCCGATGCGCCGGTCGAGAGCCCCAATCCCTTCTGGGGCTTGCATGCCGCCGTCGCCCGCTCCGATGGGCGCGGCGTGCCCTGGCATTCGGAACAGGCCCTGGACATGAGTACCGCCTTGAGGGCCTATACCCTGGGGCCGGCGCTGGCGGCTGGCATGGGGCGCCGACAAGGGAGGCTGCGCCCAGGCTGCCTTGCCGATCTGATCGTGCTCGACAGCGACCCACTGACCGAGCCGGTCGAGGCGGTCAGGGAGATGCTCCCGGCGGGCGTGATGGTCGGTGGTGTTTGGCGGACCCGCCAGTTCTAGAGTGCGGAACCGGGCGCCGGGATCTTGAAGCGCCGCCGGTCGCCCTCGCGGACGGTCAGTCCGGTTGCGTCGAGGTGCTCCATCAGCGCCAGCGCATACTTGCGGGTTGTGCCGAACAGATCTCGAACCTCGGCCACGGTGATCCCGGCCTCCGGCTGTGTGGCCTGGACCAGGCGATCAAGCATCTCGGCATAGGTGTTTCCGTCGAAGAAGACCTCGGCCGACACCTGCACTAGGTTTCTGCTCTCCAATTCAAATTGGAACAGATCGTCTCCAAGCATCGCCCGGGCGTCTTTGACCGACATCGGCGAGAACCTGTACGTGGCCACCTCCCGGAGGAAACGATCCAATAGGTCTCGCTGCGATGAGGTGAGCGTGGGAATTGCCCCGGCTAGCCGGATGCGAACCCCATCCCGCTCGAGAATTCCTTGCCGTTCCGCCACATCCAGCGTCGCCGCAAACAGCTTTGCCTCTACTCCCGCCTTGCTGCGCAGCTCCTCTTTCGGCATGCCGAAGCGAAGGGGATAGTTGCGCCGGTAGTCCGCCAGAACGTCCTGCATCGCCTGCCTAGCTCGAAGGTAGCTGCTCTCAGCCATCAGCATGGGCTCGGACCCTGGACCCGGCAACTGGATCAGCTGACCGTCTCGCTCCAGACCGGCGATTGTCCCGGAGGCGATCTCATCGGAGACCCCGGCTACCCGCCGAATCTCCTGCGGCGGCGCCGGCCCCAAGCGCACCGCGCTCTCCAACAATCGGTCGGCCGCTTCGGATGAGAGCAGGCGGTCTAGTGAAGCGAGGAGCCCGGCGTCGCCTCGCCGGTGCCGCCGGCCCGGCTGCAGGTCGGCAATGCGACCCCCGGCGACCGTGCACGAGGGTGACGGCCGCCGCAGAACGAATCGGTCGCGCGGGCTGGCAACGAGCGGAACTTCGAGTTCCAGCTGGGCCCAGCCACCCTCCCCCGGGCCGAGGCGGTCGGCCTCAAGCAGGCGCAGCCTGCCCATCCGGCGAGCTGTCCCATGAAACACTTTGACAGCTTCGCCGTGCTTCAGGCCCCCCTGCGCAGAAGGAAGCACCTCCACCCGCACGTCGATCCGGCTCGAGGCCGGGTAGACGCCAGGTGCCATCAGGACATCTCCCCGCTGCACATCCGAGGCTTGTACCCCAGCCAGGTTGACGGCCAGGCGCCTTCCCGGATCCGCGACGGTCAGCCTTTCCCCATGGGTCTGCAGGCCGCGAATTCGGGCTCGTTGTCCGCCTGGCGCGATTTCGATTTCCTGGCCCGGGCTCAGCCTGCCGTCGGTCAGCGTGCCGGTGACGACGGTGCCGAAGCCTTCCATGGAGAACACTCGGTCGACCGAGAGCCGTGGCCGTCCGAGGTCAACCCGGGGGACTGCGCCTGCCAGCGCGCCCGACAGCTCGGCGCGCAGGCTGGTCAGCCCTTCCCCCGTAGCCGAGGACACGGGCACCTGCGCCATCGCCGGCAACCCTGCCGAGCGCAACAGCGCCGCCACGTCTTGTTGGACGAGCTGCAGCCATTCCGGTTCGCGTACCAGGTCGGCCTTCGTCAGGGCGACCACGCCGCAGGCCACGTGCAGCAGGCCCAGGATCTCGGCGTGCTCGACGGTCTGCGGCCTCGGGCCTTCATCGGCGGCGACCACAAACAGAACGGCGTCGATACTCCCCAGGCCGGCCAGCATGTTTTCGATGAAGTCCTCATGCCCAGGGACATCGATGATCCCGATCGGGTCACCGTCAGGCAGCCTCGCCCAGGCGAAGCCCAGGTCGATCGTCATCTGACGGGCTTGCTCCTCTTTCAGGCGATCGGGGTCGATCCCGGACAGCGCTTTCACGAGCGCCGACTTCCCGTGGTCGACATGCCCTGCCGTGGCAACCACATGCACGGTCGCTCGCCGCTCCTTCCACCCGCCCGGCAGCCCGCGGGACTACCCTTGCCGGCTCTTGTCAATCCCCGAGGCCCAATGCTGCAGGGCCGTCAACATCTCACTCAGCGCCTGCAGCTGGGTCTCCTCGAGCGACCCCAGCTGCCTCTCCAGTCGAGCGAGGACCTCCGCCGCGGTCTCGCCGGCCGCATTGGACTTCTCGTGGCGCCTCAGGTGGTCGCGCCATTGCTCATCGACCGTCAGACGATAGGTGTTCCAGCGTTTCTGATCATCCCCCTGGAAGCGCGCCCACTCGGTCTTCAGCCGTTCGTCGCCCAACCGCTGCAGCTCCGCAATCTCGCCCGCCCGGCGCTGCAGAAGCTCCAACCCCGCTTCC is a genomic window containing:
- a CDS encoding amidohydrolase gives rise to the protein MRVLRPETILYNARVRTLDPEMEIASAVAVSDGLVLACGEDLPVLALASAGTEKVNLGGRTVLPGLIDAHIHLELYAQALERVDCETASIEECLRRVAHRAGALPPGSWILGHGWNQNVWGRYGELHELDAATPHHPVFLAAKSLHAAWANSRALALAHLQDESPDPPGGSLSRDPSGKLNGLLFEAATQVVRDCIPQPTLDTLVESLSVAQHQLWAVGITGVHDFDGPRCMAAVQLLRESGRLGLRVLKHLQAGSLRPALELGLRSGFGDDWLRIGNLKLFADGALGTRTAAMIEDYAQDPGNRGMLLLDTEAIIETGLSARAGGIGLAIHAIGDLANHHALEAVLRLQRAGPPPALPYRIEHLQLLHPQDFVLAAEAGLIASMQPIHAPSDMEMAERHWGSRTAHAYAWKAFDSLRVPLAFGSDAPVESPNPFWGLHAAVARSDGRGVPWHSEQALDMSTALRAYTLGPALAAGMGRRQGRLRPGCLADLIVLDSDPLTEPVEAVREMLPAGVMVGGVWRTRQF
- the selB gene encoding selenocysteine-specific translation elongation factor, encoding MHVVATAGHVDHGKSALVKALSGIDPDRLKEEQARQMTIDLGFAWARLPDGDPIGIIDVPGHEDFIENMLAGLGSIDAVLFVVAADEGPRPQTVEHAEILGLLHVACGVVALTKADLVREPEWLQLVQQDVAALLRSAGLPAMAQVPVSSATGEGLTSLRAELSGALAGAVPRVDLGRPRLSVDRVFSMEGFGTVVTGTLTDGRLSPGQEIEIAPGGQRARIRGLQTHGERLTVADPGRRLAVNLAGVQASDVQRGDVLMAPGVYPASSRIDVRVEVLPSAQGGLKHGEAVKVFHGTARRMGRLRLLEADRLGPGEGGWAQLELEVPLVASPRDRFVLRRPSPSCTVAGGRIADLQPGRRHRRGDAGLLASLDRLLSSEAADRLLESAVRLGPAPPQEIRRVAGVSDEIASGTIAGLERDGQLIQLPGPGSEPMLMAESSYLRARQAMQDVLADYRRNYPLRFGMPKEELRSKAGVEAKLFAATLDVAERQGILERDGVRIRLAGAIPTLTSSQRDLLDRFLREVATYRFSPMSVKDARAMLGDDLFQFELESRNLVQVSAEVFFDGNTYAEMLDRLVQATQPEAGITVAEVRDLFGTTRKYALALMEHLDATGLTVREGDRRRFKIPAPGSAL